In Citrus sinensis cultivar Valencia sweet orange chromosome 3, DVS_A1.0, whole genome shotgun sequence, the sequence TCACtcaatttaaaatcataaaattgaaaaaaagtgtggaatgcaattaaatttgattggcttttttgggaaaatccaacataattaaatctttgtGATCCCAGAACAGAATTGAATAAAACTGAGTCGGTTTATTTATctaatttcctttttatatttttataattttatttatctaattGATTTATCAAACCGAATAGCCAAGCTTCGGTTCAATTGAGTTAAAATGCCCCGCCTTAGATGATGTGGAGGTGCTGAACCACCTAATACCTTCTCAGGAGTAAGAATCAAAAGagattcttctttttaaagaagaaataggGGTATAATATGTGAAACTACAAAGAAAGTTATATCCAATAAAGCGCTGACTAAAATTTTCCAATGTGTGCAGCCATAAAAATGGttgatttcaaattatatttgtactATAGACgatttaattaaacattaattaagtaaattcTTCCCTAATTATAGATGAAAgcttttatatattgttaatttgtaattaGAAAGCCtaaaatttgtatatttataatttaatcaatgaTAATATGTCATATCAGttcatataatattatctatatAAAATGACTGAATTTGTGGCTAATTTACGAAGAAGATTTATCACAcgattaagaaaaaaaatgaataattgaaaatgCTGTATATATAATGgccaaatgaaaataatgaataattgaaaatactCGTGTCATTTAGCAAACTGGGAACGAAATGCGAATTTATCCCTGATACAGAAATACTaaagaagaaatgaagaaaacaaagtAGAATAGGCATTAAAGGAAATTAACGcagaattaaatgataaaattaattaatcaaatcaaaattgttAGGCAGTGAAGTTAGGCTTGATTGATTTGGCACTCCGTTCAACGGACTCCGTTGACTCCTCAGCCTTACCAACCACTGTGTCTTTAATCTTCTGGGTTGTGTCTTTGACAGATCCCCATGCATCTTCCACTGATTGCTTCGCTGCGTCAGTTATATCCCCTGCAGCTTGCGTCACTTCTCCACTCACATCTTTTGTCACCTCGGTAGCATATAAACCAGATTCCCAAATATTGACCGAAGTTATTAAACAATAATCAATAATGGAGTTAAAACAATATGGACATGAAAAACAATGCGAGAATGTCACTTCCGtctctttttcatatttgttttctATCACTAATTAGgtacttaataaaatttttaattacccATTTCGTTtctaattaatgttaaaataattacagaaATTTACAGTATTTATAGGCAAATATgacatttttatatataaattaattattttagagctgtgcaaattaaaattattttatttatttatagaagTGTCACATTTACTCTTTTGACAGTGTCATTTTGGTTACGATTTTAATACTAGAGATAAATTGGGTGGTTAAAAATTTGGTAAAAGCAATACTAAAGAGGAGTTTTGCTATGTATATTATAATGCCCCAAAACATACAAAATGTTGTAATTTAAATGGGGTCCACTTGAATTTTATAACGGCCGTAAGTTACACGAAATATAACTTAGCAAGACTCACTAAAGAGAAACTGAGGTGTCATTAAAAATTTGgtaaaaacaatattaatgAGAAATCGAAGTGTCATTCTCtcataataaaatactaaagaGAGGTTTTGCTATGTATCTTATAATGTCCCAAAACATACAAAATGTTGTAAATTTAAATGGGGTCCACTTGAATTTTATAACGGCCGTAAGTTACACGAAATATAACTTAGCAAGACTCACTAAAGAGAAACTGAGGTGTCATTAAAAATTTGgtaaaaacaatattaatgAGAAATCGAAGTGTCATTCTctcataataaaatagtaaaatgtccgattaaaatattttcctgaTTTAATCATTCTTGAACTTTTAAagaatctaattttttagtgttagtgtatgattataatttaattatttttaatttttaatttttaatttattaactagTAATCAtccaagtaaattttatttagaagaAATTCAGATCATAAAGGAATCTTGATCCTAAAATGAGATGCTcatatgtaaagattttagtTACCTTTTCAGCAGCAGAAACAGCTTGATTTTTCACAGTTTCTGTAGCCCTCTTTACGGCATCAGCGCCTCGTTTTGATGTGTCAGCGGCTGTATCACTAATGTTTGAAGCCTCTTGGCGTAAACATGCCTGCAATAATGTTACATACAATAGTTAATAAGAACTGAAGTGATAAAATAGACTCGACGTACGGGTAAATTAACCAGAAACTGGAATTATGACTCGCCTGGATATGCCCAGCGGGGAAAAAAACCCTAGAGCCGCATGGATTGTTCCTTTTAACTAATGATTTAACTTGGCCGCATTTTAGAAAAGTAGTAGTAGTAGATGCTGTTGGAAAAAAGCTTGccattcttttatatttttcaatttatctaAACAAAAGGTTAGCGGATGAGGCTTacagttttgtatttttttgatAAGCTAGCCCGCtggaaatatataataaataagagagCAGAGAGTGAAATGCAAGAGAATTTGTGAAAGGAAATTACACGTGGCTTCATAAAACGCTATGTGCTAATGCGCGAATTTGTCCCAATTTGGTGGccaataagaattttaatacCAGGCCGATGATGACCCAGTattttagggtttttgttTGCCTTGTTCCCAGCTGCACCTAGAATTGAGGCTTTGCATGTGTAAAATTGCAAAGCATTTCTCCACTATACTAATAAAAATcccttttcaaattttgtatgGAGTTGTGTGTTGCCATCCTACCATCAAATATAACTACAATGTTAAGTGGGAAATacaaattatacaatattaatattttatattgtacGACAGTGGATTAAAATTAGCTTAgtgttcaaattaaaattaaaaaacgtgtaaatacaatattaatttggCTTTTAGTTTTATAGAATTAGCCATCTGAATTGAGTCTTGAAAAAGATAGatacagagaagaaaatacagctccaaaataaattatttgtttgtttcttaagaagtaagaaataaatcaatcaatcaataaataaataatagatatTCCAACGCATTACACACAGTCGTCACCTTCACCGAGCCCAAGCTAAACTCCACATGACGAATGTGACTCTGCTGCTACTGTGATGTCAGTCTCTATGTCTTGacatatataaataagttgataattcttttcttttccaataaatgaaaatgatagaaaTAATCATTACTGGTCGAGACCTATATATGGGTTTCGCATttcagttttaaaataaatacttattgTTTTATAGGACCAGCCAACAGAGAAGAACCGACGACGGTGCATGCATGTGTGGATTTTGGACGGACTTGAAACCAGCGGCACACAATCTCGATCCAAGTCTCCCACGCACCGTTTTCTTGTCAAAAATGATCGTAATCTAAatgtattataatttaaagtttatcaagattttagataataaattataattcaattcTAAAACATTACCGAAATTaactcattaattttattcggAAAAAAATATGGCCCAGACGTATCTTATGTACATAGGAGTtgcaacaaaaattagaataaggTTACTCTTGATCTTGGACAATTTTGAAGGtcgttaataaaatttacttaagaGTGAAGTTATTAGCACTcttgcaaattattatttttttaaatttctttcagtcaaaaactattttaattcccaaaatatatttttctagttttttATTAGGTTTCTTTCACTCAACTGTAATTACagttaataaaaagaaactccaattacagtttttttctaataaatttgggaaatatatatgtatgaatTAAGTAAAACTAAAAGTGGACTCAAATAGCTAATATacagtttttttaaaaataaaaactaacaaacaagaaaatagtaggaaaaattttcaaaatagagAGTGTTCGTGAGTTGGtgaggaaacaaaaaatataaaagactCTAGTTTAGTTGTGTGGATGTAAAGAATTAGAGAGagagtttaattaaatttattttatcttttaatgtaattatagTAGAAGAACCGAGAACGGTTTATATTATGGAGGAGTGTCAATAGTTCGACTCTCCCCATAAATCTAATTGCTACCAAGTGACCCACCTCGGAACCCGGAAAAAGAGATGATTTGTCACTTGCCTATGTACAGCCCAAACGCCATAAGGTCCAAGAATCTTAGTTTAGATAAAAgcccaatttttttaattaaactacacagaattttttttttttatataatttaaaagagaagaaagaagaagagatttTGTTCATTATACTTAActttcaaaaacatttttcgAAATCTCAAATGGGACATTTGCCTCGTCTAGTCTCAATTTTCCTCCATCTATGCCCGAATGTTTGGGCTTAATATGAATCAAATTAATCAACCTCCAATTAATTGAAAGCCAAGCTTTCCCACTTGGCCTATGAAGAAACTCTTGAACCATCACTCAGAATATGCAAAACAACGAATGTTCCCCAGAgcactacaattttttttttcaatgtgcGCCAGAATTGTGTAACAAATGAATTAACTTCCGGTAGAGCAAATGAACAATGCTCAACTAACTAAACCGACAACGCATTTAAGAAACAGATCAACCATTGAGTATCGTTGACAGCCATTTTCTAAGAACTTAACAGTTAGGATGCTGTGTTGCTTTACTTAGCTTACAGATGGATTTCTTGTTATATATTATGGGCCCCTCGTCCAGACCCATTAAATTGTACCGTAatgtaattatgtaaaatCCGTATAATTTATGGTCTCCATTTACTGTCAAAATCCGGCCGATTTTCCTTGAATATTCCATTTTCACATGCTGCATGTGTaactctttatttcttttaccaTGCTTTAGCATCCCTATCTCTACATTGgctaaaaattttagattatgtTTTTATCCTCAGTAAACAAATGCGTGGCCGtatatcataaattttccCTATTCCTTGTTGTGAGTTCTTCACAGCAGTACAGAACATGTAGTATCACACCGCAATGTTAATGCAGGACGTGAACTGATATGGCCCTCACATTGATAGTCATTTAATACTAGCAACTGCCCACCAACTTGATCTTGTCCTATAAAAGGAACCAGACCTAATGACAATAGCAGAGTAGCAAGAGCCTGATTACTTGCACagtgaaagagagagagagatggcAAGGTGGTATATTGTGGCAGTACTTGCTCTGGCAATTGCACATGCTAGTGCTACAGCAGCTGCTAGAGATGTTCCCAAGCTCgataaaaacaacaataatggtCTCAATGACCAAAAGAACTTCGTTGCATTCGGTGGCGTTGGCGGCGTAGCTGGAGTTGGCGTTGGTGGTGGTGCCGGGGGTGGAGTCGGTGGAATTGGTGGTATTGGAGGTGGGCTTGGTGGTGGATCTGGATTATTAGGAGGAGTTGGTGGTTTGGGAGGGGCTGCTGGAGGCCTCGGGGGCCTCGGAGGTGGCCTCGGCGGTGGTTCAGGTGGTGGCCTTGGAAGTGGTATCGGTGGCGGCGCTGGTGGCGGATTTGGTGGAGGTGCCGGAGGGGGTCTCGGGGGTGGAAGTGGCAGTGACTGTGGTGGTGGCCTACTTCACCCTTGatatttctataatttcatttcatgcttctttaattttaggataatgTCAGTTAATCAAGTCGGTTTTGTGTAAGCCTTTCTTCACTTTTGATAAGTCGGTTATAAGTTGTTAagagttcttttattttgggtCGTGTTTTGAATAATCGCTTAGcttttttcaagttatttgcAGTTTTAACATACGTGATATGTAAGCTTAAAGTATATCCGTCTGATCCGACTTATATATCAAGATCCAGACATTTGAtgatataattgattttaCCGATCGATGTTGTATACCTAATCCGATGCCAAGATATAATTGAAAATGCAGTTATATATCTTCATTATTAACCTTTTAAATCTGGAATAAACCATCCCAATAACATAATGATATATACAAATTGCTTCCTTTTTCACTTcataattaaagttaattgtatttgtatatactaattttttttaagtattttaaattagatCAGACTCATGCTAGActcatatatttaaattgtgcTATCACAGAGTTTATCTAAACGGTTCtactaaatttttatgaataacaAATATCATTGACCGATTTATAATgtaactgaaaataaaatgtttttgcTAATTACATATGCATGGTTGGTAAACATGTCAGTACAATTGATACAGGCTAGAGAATTTCTTTACTTGTCATACTAACAATTTTGACTATAAAACTCGAGATGTGTGTGTTTTCGTTTTGttccttttcttttgtcttttcctACTATTGGTAAATAAAGTTATCACAACTAAGAATAgaaggttttattttattttattttttaacgatagtcaaaaatttataagatagttgaaaaatactttaaattcAAGTGATTTTGGCCCGTTTTATGGAAGAATTAATGGGTCAAAAAAATACACAcctaagtaaataatattgataataagCAAGAGAAGAAACGGATTCTAATGGAATTAGTTTCAGATTGTGGACTCTTCTATTACATACGTACGACAAGAAACAATTATCACACAATTGACACAAACATGTCAAGAGGCCAAAGAGAATGCAAAATAGGGGGGGAAAAATAATCCATCAGTGCAATAGCTGAAAAACACTGCTATATATAGAGGAAAAACCAAAACTGGTGGAGAATTTATGTGTCGTGTAACTAAACTTTTCTTAGTTgtaaatgttttattatttcctATAGTTTAAGTCAACGATTCAATTAGTGTTGACCAATATTTTCTCCAAACGATTTTTCTCAATTTAGGTGTAAAGAGTTGGGAATGGTGGAGTGTAGAGGAAAATACTTGGGGTGGACTTAGAATGTGCAGGTATCCGatctaaaaataaacttgttaCGTAGAGATTGAATGTAGGTCGAGATTGAATTTAGCAGTTGACTTCCATTGACCAACCAATATTTAATACAACTCAACAGtaacttaaaatattgaatgaaAACTTTATATTTAGTAACCACCAATCAGATTGAACAAAACAATCTA encodes:
- the LOC107177279 gene encoding glycine-rich cell wall structural protein-like, which encodes MARWYIVAVLALAIAHASATAAARDVPKLDKNNNNGLNDQKNFVAFGGVGGVAGVGVGGGAGGGVGGIGGIGGGLGGGSGLLGGVGGLGGAAGGLGGLGGGLGGGSGGGLGSGIGGGAGGGFGGGAGGGLGGGSGIGGLGGASGLGGIGGVGGLGGASGLGGSSGLGGVGGVGGAVGGGSGGGVGGGSAGGVGTGVLPFP
- the LOC107177267 gene encoding uncharacterized protein LOC107177267, with the protein product MASFFPTASTTTTFLKCGQVKSLVKRNNPCGSRVFFPAGHIQACLRQEASNISDTAADTSKRGADAVKRATETVKNQAVSAAEKVTKDVSGEVTQAAGDITDAAKQSVEDAWGSVKDTTQKIKDTVVGKAEESTESVERSAKSIKPNFTA